The Humulus lupulus chromosome 3, drHumLupu1.1, whole genome shotgun sequence genome window below encodes:
- the LOC133824287 gene encoding uncharacterized protein LOC133824287, producing the protein MPSREAFNSYSNPNATAYANRRKESRRHPRESSRDPSKNRAWTEDPPAPLSSKDTTPHPASVDPTPPAPVDPTPPTPHNQTPPAQPGNTKPEAILNTAYNSTNDKLKRLSRHRRSQEAFTNVSSMKVDKIFSRALNEVLSVKEMVAKHAKEIKIVKERLTEQPKAAEARHAEQLKAIEANHVEQLRETEEKNAKLGEELKQHKEALAKATEKSNPEANFDYLPKHMKQAELAKCIALLEEEEKAQGSPEISLATGIEGVDEDVGASVNQQPKQDPPATPTTQ; encoded by the exons ATGCCTTCCAGAGAAGCATTCAACTCGTATAGCAACCCCAATGCCACGGCTTATGCGAACAGAAGGAAAGAAAGCAGGCGGCACCCTAGGGAAAGCAGTAGAGACCCCTCCAAGAATAGGGCTTGGACTGAGGATCCTCCTGCACCACTATCTTCCAAGGACACGACTCCTCATCCAGCTTCCGTCGACCCGACTCCCCCAGCTCCCGTTGACCCAACTCCTCCAACTCCTCACAACCAAACTCCTCCAGCTCAGCCAGGAAATACTAAGCCCGAGGCTATCCTTAACACAGCCTACAACTCGACCAATGACAAGCTGAAGAGACTATCAAGACACCGACGCAGTCAGGAAGCCTTCACCAACGTCTCCTCCATGAAGGTCGACAAAATTTTCAGCCGCGCGCTGAATGAAGTACTCAGTGTAA AGGAGATGGTTGCCAAGCATGCTAAAGAGATTAAGATTGTCAAGGAAAGACTCACCGAGCAGCCCAAGGCGGCCGAGGCCAGACACGCTGAGCAGCTCAAGGCGATCGAGGCTAATCATGTCGAGCAGCTAAGAGAGACTGAGGAGAAAAATGCCAAACTGGGCGAGGAGCTGAAGCAACACAAGGAGGCCTTGGCCAAAGCCACTGAG AAAAGTAACCCCGAGGCAAACTTTGATTATTTACCAAAGCATATGAAGCAGGCTGAGCTGGCAAAATGCATTGCTCTCCTGGAAGAAGAGGAGAAGGCTCAGGGATCCCCTGAGATCTCTTTGGCGACAGGCATTGAAGGCGTCGACGAGGATGTTGGGGCCTCAGTCAACCAACAGCCCAAGCAAGATCCTCCAGCTACTCCTACCACTCAATAa